One genomic window of Branchiostoma floridae strain S238N-H82 chromosome 4, Bfl_VNyyK, whole genome shotgun sequence includes the following:
- the LOC118413391 gene encoding serine protease HTRA2, mitochondrial-like, whose amino-acid sequence MAAFRRSVCELLRASLCQKVVSPQMTRTGFYLRTCSTSVGNNTSKGYKYLRDSGIVVGCFAWGYVIGKFGVPYIWPSTDSADKEKSSIVKKVDAAEPFYGGEGYGGIPRSKQFNFIADVVEIASPAVVYIEIQGKNPFTGGRAPTSNGSGFIVREDGLVVTNAHVVANKRYVKVRLQDGRLLDGVVTLVDQAADIAAVKIINCNTPLKTVKLGNSSTLRPGEWVVAMGSPLSLSNTITAGVISSVQRGSRELGLRHNDMDYIQTDAAINFGNSGGPLVNLDGEVIGVNTMKVTTGISFAIPIDKVKEFLKNVEEKEKAQKGWFGRGQVAPPSPPKRRYLGVTMVTLTPNIIMELQERRTDFPDVRTGVLVHRIIVGSPAYSAGIRPGDVITSINGRQVTSARDIYDAVNSGQQLNITCHRGRTVHHLQVTPEEAD is encoded by the exons ATGGCGGCTTTTCGTAGGAGTGTGTGTGAACTTCTCCGCGCAAGTTTATGCCAAAAGGTGGTTTCTCCGCAAATGACAAGGACAGGTTTCTATTTGAGGACATGCTCCACATCAGTGGGAAACAACACATCCAAAGGTTACAAGTATTTGAGAGACAGCGGTATTGTTGTCGGCTGTTTTGCTTGGGGTTATGTCATCGGTAAATTCGGAGTCCCCTACATCTGGCCAAGTACGGATTCAGCTGACAAGGAGAAAAGTTCGATTGTGAAAAAAGTGGACGCTGCAGAGCCTTTCTATGGAGGGGAAGGATACGGAGGAATACCAAGGTCCAAACAGTTTAATTTCATCGCAGACGTTGTGGAAATTGCGTCACCGGCAGTGGTTTACATAGAAATCCAAGGAAA GAATCCATTCACAGGGGGTCGAGCTCCCACCTCTAATGGTTCTGGCTTCATTGTACGTGAAGACGGCTTGGTAGTAACCAATGCTCACGTCGTAGCGAATAAGAGGTATGTGAAAGTCCGGCTACAGGACGGGAGACTGCTCGATGGTGTCGTGACACTCGTGGACCAAGCTGCGGACATTGCAGCAGTCAAGATCATCAACTGCAAC ACACCACTGAAAACAGTCAAGCTCGGTAACTCCTCCACCTTGAGGCCTGGGGAATGGGTGGTTGCCATGGGGAGCCCACTGTCGCTTAGCAACACCATCACAGCTGGCGTGATCAGCTCCGTGCAGAGGGGCAGTCGTGAACTTGGACTCCGACACAACGATATGGACTATATACAGACAGATGCTGCAATCAAT TTTGGTAACTCAGGTGGCCCTTTGGTGAACTTGGATGGAGAGGTCATTGGGGTCAATACCATGAAGGTCACAACTGGGATCTCCTTTGCCATTCCCATTGACAAGGTCAAGGAGTTCTTGAAGAATGTGGAAGAGAAGGAGAAAG CCCAGAAAGGATGGTTTGGTAGAGGACAGGTTGCTCCTCCCTCCCCGCCCAAAAGGCGGTACCTTGGTGTCACCATGGTTACGCTCACACCCAACATCATCATGGAGCTGCAGGAGAGGAGAACAGACTTCCCTGACGTGCGGACTGGAGTACTGGTGCACAGGATCATTGTGGGGTCACCTGCATACAG TGCGGGTATCCGTCCTGGCGACGTCATCACCAGTATCAACGGTCGACAGGTGACGTCAGCACGAGACATCTACGATGCGGTAAATAGCGGGCAGCAGCTGAACATCACCTGTCACAGGGGGAGAACTGTCCACCATCTTCAAGTCACACCTGAGGAGGCTGACTGA